In one Eulemur rufifrons isolate Redbay chromosome 14, OSU_ERuf_1, whole genome shotgun sequence genomic region, the following are encoded:
- the AMZ1 gene encoding archaemetzincin-1 isoform X2 — protein sequence MLQCRPAQEFSFGPRALKDALVSTDPALQRLYVSAFSPAERLFLSEAYNPQRTLFSTLLIHTAFDWLLSHPEAPEDFQTFHASLQLRKQSLARKHIYLQPIDLSEGLVGGSLLDSLRSCTEAFFLGLRVKCLPSVAAASIHCSSRPSRDSDRLQLHTDGILSFLKNNKPGDALCVLGLTLSDLYPRETWSYTFGKFLPGHEVGICSFARFSGGFLQSGPSAPDRALVEAAADGPETPLQDRGWTLCFSALGMVQCCKGALSLDEVLRRPLDLCPICLRKLQHVLGFRLLQRYKRLHAWTRLVAGTWPSQEAGEPSVSEDTLPVSADSGMCCESDSEPGSSLSEPLTPDAWSHACSLGPELEPEDGLSSLVASEAPPPLGGPAEVIKEHEGWLATCIQALEREGAEEELARVDQAVDALDRWEMFTGRLPATRQDLPRGRDSVGLRRVLGGTFSSLRRRLSARKLSRAESSPGRREGEED from the exons ATGCTGCAGTGCAGACCGGCCCAGGAGTTCAGCTTTGGCCCCCGGGCCCTGAAGGACGCCCTGGTCTCCACGGACCCGGCCCTGCAGCGGCTCTACGTCTCCGCCTTCTCCCCCGCCGAGAGGCTCTTCCTGTCCGAGGCCTACAACCCCCAGAGGACCCTGTTCAGCACGCTGCTCATCCACACGGCCTTCGACTGGCTCCTGAGCCACCCCGAGGCCCCCGAGGACTTCCAGACCTTCCACGCCTCCCTGCAGCTCAGGAAGCAGAGCCTGGCTCGGAAGCACATTTACCTGCAGCCGATTG ATCTGAGCGAGGGGCTGGTGGGGGGCTCCCTGCTGGACAGCCTGCGCAGCTGCACAGAGGCCTTCTTCCTGGGCCTGCGGGTCAAGTGCCTGCCCTCGGTGGCAGCCGCGTCCATCCACTGCTCCTCGCGCCCCAGCCGGGACTCTGACAGGCTCCAGCTCCACACGG ACGGCATCCTGTCCTTCTTGAAGAACAACAAGCCGGGTGACGCGCTGTGCGTGCTGGGCCTCACCCTGTCCGACCTGTACCCCCGAGAGACCTGGAGCTACACCTTCGGCAAGTTCCTTCCAGGGCACG AAGTGGGCATCTGCAGCTTTGCCCGGTTCTCGGGGGGATTCCTGCAGTCGGGGCCCAGCGCCCCTGACCGGGCCCTGGTGGAGGCGGCAGCAGATGGCCCTGAGACCCCCCTGCAGGACAGGGGCTGGACCCTGTGCTTCAGTGCCCTGGGGATGGTCCAGTGCTGCAAG GGCGCGCTCAGCCTGGACGAGGTGCTGCGGCGGCCCCTGGACCTCTGCCCCATCTGCCTGCGGAAGCTGCAGCACGTCCTGGGCTTCAGGCTCCTGCAGAGGTACAAG CGACTCCACGCCTGGACTCGGCTGGTGGCAGGGACGTGGCCCAGCCAGGAGGCGGGGGAGCCGTCTGTGTCGGAGGACACCCTGCCCGTCAGCGCCGACTCCGGCATGTGCTGCGAGAGCGACTCGGAGCCCGGCAGCAGCCTGTCGGAGCCCCTCACGCCCGACGCCTGGAGCCACGCCTGCTCCCTGGGGCCGGAGCTGGAGCCCGAGGATGGGCTGAGCTCCCTGGTGGCCTCCGAGGCTCCACCGCCGCTCGGGGGCCCTGCAGAAGTCATCAAGGAGCATGAAGGGTGGCTGGCCACGTGCATCCAGGCCCTGGAGAGGGAAGGGGCCGAGGAGGAGCTGGCGCGGGTGGACCAAGCCGTGGACGCCCTTGACCGGTGGGAGATGTTCACAGGGCGACTCCCAGCCACCAGGCAGGACCTGCCCCGGGGCCGAGACAGCGTGGGGCTGCGCAGGGTGCTGGGGGGCACGTTCTCCTCCCTGAGGAGGAGGCTGAGTGCTCGCAAACTCTCCAGGGCGGAGTCTTCCCCCGGTCGccgggagggagaggaggactaG
- the AMZ1 gene encoding archaemetzincin-1 isoform X1, whose amino-acid sequence MLQCRPAQEFSFGPRALKDALVSTDPALQRLYVSAFSPAERLFLSEAYNPQRTLFSTLLIHTAFDWLLSHPEAPEDFQTFHASLQLRKQSLARKHIYLQPIDLSEGLVGGSLLDSLRSCTEAFFLGLRVKCLPSVAAASIHCSSRPSRDSDRLQLHTDGILSFLKNNKPGDALCVLGLTLSDLYPRETWSYTFGKFLPGHEVGICSFARFSGGFLQSGPSAPDRALVEAAADGPETPLQDRGWTLCFSALGMVQCCKVTCHELCHLLGLGNCRWLRCLMQGALSLDEVLRRPLDLCPICLRKLQHVLGFRLLQRYKRLHAWTRLVAGTWPSQEAGEPSVSEDTLPVSADSGMCCESDSEPGSSLSEPLTPDAWSHACSLGPELEPEDGLSSLVASEAPPPLGGPAEVIKEHEGWLATCIQALEREGAEEELARVDQAVDALDRWEMFTGRLPATRQDLPRGRDSVGLRRVLGGTFSSLRRRLSARKLSRAESSPGRREGEED is encoded by the exons ATGCTGCAGTGCAGACCGGCCCAGGAGTTCAGCTTTGGCCCCCGGGCCCTGAAGGACGCCCTGGTCTCCACGGACCCGGCCCTGCAGCGGCTCTACGTCTCCGCCTTCTCCCCCGCCGAGAGGCTCTTCCTGTCCGAGGCCTACAACCCCCAGAGGACCCTGTTCAGCACGCTGCTCATCCACACGGCCTTCGACTGGCTCCTGAGCCACCCCGAGGCCCCCGAGGACTTCCAGACCTTCCACGCCTCCCTGCAGCTCAGGAAGCAGAGCCTGGCTCGGAAGCACATTTACCTGCAGCCGATTG ATCTGAGCGAGGGGCTGGTGGGGGGCTCCCTGCTGGACAGCCTGCGCAGCTGCACAGAGGCCTTCTTCCTGGGCCTGCGGGTCAAGTGCCTGCCCTCGGTGGCAGCCGCGTCCATCCACTGCTCCTCGCGCCCCAGCCGGGACTCTGACAGGCTCCAGCTCCACACGG ACGGCATCCTGTCCTTCTTGAAGAACAACAAGCCGGGTGACGCGCTGTGCGTGCTGGGCCTCACCCTGTCCGACCTGTACCCCCGAGAGACCTGGAGCTACACCTTCGGCAAGTTCCTTCCAGGGCACG AAGTGGGCATCTGCAGCTTTGCCCGGTTCTCGGGGGGATTCCTGCAGTCGGGGCCCAGCGCCCCTGACCGGGCCCTGGTGGAGGCGGCAGCAGATGGCCCTGAGACCCCCCTGCAGGACAGGGGCTGGACCCTGTGCTTCAGTGCCCTGGGGATGGTCCAGTGCTGCAAG GTCACGTGCCATGAGCTCTGCCACCTCCTCGGCCTGGGGAACTGCCGCTGGCTCCGCTGCCTCATGCAGGGCGCGCTCAGCCTGGACGAGGTGCTGCGGCGGCCCCTGGACCTCTGCCCCATCTGCCTGCGGAAGCTGCAGCACGTCCTGGGCTTCAGGCTCCTGCAGAGGTACAAG CGACTCCACGCCTGGACTCGGCTGGTGGCAGGGACGTGGCCCAGCCAGGAGGCGGGGGAGCCGTCTGTGTCGGAGGACACCCTGCCCGTCAGCGCCGACTCCGGCATGTGCTGCGAGAGCGACTCGGAGCCCGGCAGCAGCCTGTCGGAGCCCCTCACGCCCGACGCCTGGAGCCACGCCTGCTCCCTGGGGCCGGAGCTGGAGCCCGAGGATGGGCTGAGCTCCCTGGTGGCCTCCGAGGCTCCACCGCCGCTCGGGGGCCCTGCAGAAGTCATCAAGGAGCATGAAGGGTGGCTGGCCACGTGCATCCAGGCCCTGGAGAGGGAAGGGGCCGAGGAGGAGCTGGCGCGGGTGGACCAAGCCGTGGACGCCCTTGACCGGTGGGAGATGTTCACAGGGCGACTCCCAGCCACCAGGCAGGACCTGCCCCGGGGCCGAGACAGCGTGGGGCTGCGCAGGGTGCTGGGGGGCACGTTCTCCTCCCTGAGGAGGAGGCTGAGTGCTCGCAAACTCTCCAGGGCGGAGTCTTCCCCCGGTCGccgggagggagaggaggactaG